In the Dermochelys coriacea isolate rDerCor1 chromosome 25, rDerCor1.pri.v4, whole genome shotgun sequence genome, one interval contains:
- the BABAM1 gene encoding BRISC and BRCA1-A complex member 1, producing MDTSEPGSAAEEEEEKATEQRPRTRSNPEGAEDRALSAQASVGNRSEGEGEAASADDSPQSAATPNGKDWQVPAQPTEFQVKTPRVNCPEKVIICLDLSEEMSLPKLESFNGSKTNALNISQKMIEMFVRTKHKIDKCHEFALVVVNNDTTWLSGFTCDPREVCSCLYDLETVVCKSFNLEGLFNLIQQKIELPVTENIQTIPPPYVVRTILVFSRPACQPQFSMTEQMKKMLQCPYFFFDVVYIHNGAEEKEDETSWKEMYTFFSNLDTKGTNYKYEVSVTGPAVELHNCMAKLLAHPLQRPFQTHASYSLLEEEEPAEIEATV from the exons ATGGACACCTCGGAGCCCGGGAGCGCcgccgaggaggaggaggagaaggcgaCGGAGCAGAGGCCCAGAACCCGCTCCAACCCGGAGGGGGCCGAGGACCGAGCCTTGAGCGCGCAGGCCAGCGTGGGGAACCGCAgcgagggggaaggagaggcgGCCAGTGCCGATGACAGCCCACAGAGCGCTGCCACGCCCAACGGCAAAGACTGGCAGGTCCCGGCCCAGCCCACGGAGTTCCAGGTCAAGACACCCAGGGTGAACTGCCCTGAGAAAGTG ATCATCTGCTTAGACCTCTCTGAGGAAATGTCTCTGCCCAAACTAGAATCCTTTAATGG ATCCAAAACCAACGCCCTGAACATCTCCCAGAAGATGATCGAGATGTTTGTGAGGACAAAGCACAAAATCGACAAATGCCATGAGTTCGCTCTGGTGGTGGTGAACAATGATACCACCTGG CTCTCCGGTTTCACCTGTGACCCCAGAGAAGTGTGCAGCTGTCTGTATGACCTGGAAACCGTGGTCTGCAAGTCGTTCA ATCTCGAAGGCCTCTTCAATCTCAT ACAGCAAAAGATCGAGCTGCCGGTGACGGAAAACATCCAGACAATCCCGCCTCCCTATGTGGTCAGGACCATTCTGGTGTTTAGCCGGCCAGCCTGTCAGCCTCAGTTCTCCATGACAGAGCAGATGAAG AAAATGCTTCAGTGCCCTTATTTCTTTTTTGACGTGGTTTATATCCACAATGGTGCTGAGGAGAAAGAGGACGAGACAAGCTGGAAG GAGATGTACACTTTTTTCAGCAACCTGGACACCAAAGGCACCAATTACAAATATGAAGTGTCTGTGACAGGCCCCGCTGTGGAGTTGCACAACTGCATGGCTAAGCTCCTAGCCCACCCCCTCCAGAGGCCCTTCCAGACCCACGCCTCGTACAGCCTGCTCGAGGAAGAAGAGCCAGCAGAAATTGAAGCTACCGTGTAA
- the USHBP1 gene encoding Usher syndrome type-1C protein-binding protein 1: MQGIRAMVQGSQTLRHERSLRCLRFSGQCFLQGELDSISEREEEADAAGADERAILRYEEHVTTLLVTIAQLHSKAEQLQQRRSREEDEYSDQCSEYTASLPRCVQRPRSLAIHPFPMGCVEEGGSSDVFLDLQQAVASLENAVFSRRSQARLLGSAGGETGAGGPSAVGEEWAQIAKTLEEVERGLGDFAGLPEDNGICPWKAAPRAPGEKTSEASPELSAEDMSWIKKEIATYAERNAALRVALGSKEEELSRSKVTLQTFQEEREKLQRKVKELQDSLLRIETPSQPCSPSASASDTVSTRGSVSPGREGEPWPFQDPVAAAQSLIRCLQSCSSTQHLCRLFPQHRPAASESHVREWEARTQQLRGCIEQLKGLNQLLSGTLQEWKGHSERLSMLLGQHESNSMALHLAAQYSERCVEAYEVLLSLAGVKLGPWLEPLEEGGSLDKGEPGAHAPDSPGGRMGAVLDEARRFLGRAEPEGDEAESGQDGAGTHGWESAPGPGALGPRGTEEGILHEYIRRLRAEQASVEVSLLELGCQAAPGSAGAVIQSNDDAIKAKLDEAIRVAGGVLPRETPRPKMEKPQLLHDLVAIRESMADLKTQLHLAEKETRGLELCTYTHRPQESAHLLLIEHLQGELDGQRGRCPSSGSSSSGDSTSCSSCLGDVGRREAEAARSQAALDRETMMLELVGALARSRELRGQAQGLAASLEHCSATSRVQQAQCVGITRDFFQAHSALVLAYRNARRKQEAQLQRLEAQMGAMGERHAEQLRSLTQALQRLEERRVAVAGSETCI; the protein is encoded by the exons ATGCAGGGAATCAGGGCCATGGTACAGGGCTCTCAGACCCTTCGGCATGAAAGGAGCCTGAGATGTCTGCGGTTCTCTGGGCAGTGTTTTCTGCAGGGCGAGCTGGACTCAATCTccgagagggaggaggaggccgACGCAGCAGGGGCAGACGAGCGGGCAATCCTGCGCTACGAGGAGCACGTCACCACGCTGCTCGTCACCATCGCCCAGCTCCACAGCAAGGCcgagcagctgcagcagaggaGAAGCAG AGAGGAAGATGAGTATTCAGACCAGTGCTCCGAATACACAGCAAGCCTTCCCAGGTGTGTGCAGAGGCCCCGGAGCTTAGCCATCCATCCGTTCCCCATGGGCTGCGTGGAGGAAG GAGGCAGCTCCGACGTGTTCCTAGATCTGCAGCAGGCTGTGGCCTCTCTGGAGAATGCCGTGTTCTCCCGGCGGAGTCAGGCTCGGCTGCTTGGCAGTGCTGGTGGGGAGACGGGCGCAGGTGGCCCCAGCGCGGTGGGAGAGGAGTGGGCCCAGATAGCCAAG ACCCTGGAAGAAGTAGAACGAGGCCTGGGGGATTTTGCGGGACTCCCGGAGGACAACGGGATCTGTCCCTGGAAGGCAGCACCCAGGGCGCCAGGGGAGAAGACGAGCGAGGCCAGCCCAGAGCTCTCAGCTGAGGACATGAGCTGGATCAAGAAGGAAATAGCCACATACGCAGAGAGGAATGCGGCTCTCCGGGTGGCGCTagggagcaaggaggaggagCTAAGCAGGTCCAAGGTCACCCTGCAAACATTCCAGGAGGAACGGGAGAAGCTCCAGAGAAAG GTCAAGGAGCTGCAGGACTCACTGCTCAGAATCGAGACACcgtcccagccctgcagcccctcagcatctgccAGTGACACTGTCAGCACCAGGGGGTCCGTCAGCCCCGGCAGGGAAGGGGAGCCCTGGCCGTTCCAA GACCCAGTTGCTGCGGCCCAGAGCCTGATccgatgccttcagagctgctccAGCACCCAGCACCTCTGCCGCCTGTTCCCCCAGCACCGCCCCGCAGCGTCGGAGAGCCACGTCAGGGAGTGGGAAGCCCGGACACAGCAGCTGCGAGG GTGCATTGAGCAGCTCAAAGGCCTGAACCAGCTGCTCTCGGGGACGCTGCAGGAGTGGAAGGGCCACTCGGAGAGGCTCAGCATGCTGCTGGGGCAGCACGAGTCCAACAGCATGGCCCTGCACCTGGCTGCGCAGTACAG TGAGCGCTGCGTGGAGGCCTACGAGGTGCTGCTGTCCCTGGCTGGGGTGAAGCTGGGTCCCTGGCTGgagcccctggaggagggaggttcCCTGGACAAAG GAGAGCCCGGGGCGCACGCCCCCGACAGCCCCGGCGGCAGGATGGGGGCTGTGCTGGATGAGGCCAGGAGGTTCCTGGGGAGAGCGGAGCCTGAGGGCGATGAGGCCGAGTCGGGGCAGGATGGGGCCGGGACCCATGGATGGGAAAG CGCCCCCGGCCCCGGGGCCCTGGGGCCCAGAGGGACGGAGGAGGGGATTCTGCACGAGTACATCCGGCGGCTGCGGGCGGAGCAGGCCTCGGTGGAGGTCtccctgctggagctgggctgccagGCCGCGCCAGGTTCTGCCGGTGCCGTGATCCAGAGTAACGACGACGCCATCAAGGCCAAGCTGGACGAGGCCATCAGGGTCGCAGGCGGGGTCCTGCCCAGGGAGACACCAAGGCCAAAGATGGAGAAGCCACAGCTGCTGCACGACTTAGTGGCCATCAGG GAGTCAATGGCGGATCTGAAGACCCAGCTGCACCTGGCGGAGAAGGAGACGCGAGGCCTGGAGCTCTGCACCTACACGCACCGGCCGCAGGAGTCCGCCCACCTGCTGCTCATCGAGCACCTGCAGGGGGAGCTGGATGGGCAGCGGGGCCGGTGCCCCAGCtccgggagcagcagcagtggagacagcaccagctgcagcagctgcctcGGG GACGTTGGGAGACGGGAGGCAGAAGCTGCTAgatcccaggctgccctggatcGGGAGACGATGATGCTGGAGCTGGTTGGGGCGCTGGCCCG gagcagggagctgaggggcCAAGCCCAGGGCCTGGCGGCCTCCCTGGAGCACTGCAGCGCGACCAGCCGGGTGCAGCAGGCCCAGTGTGTCGGGATCACCAGAGACTTCTTCCAGGCTCACAG CGCCCTGGTGCTGGCCTACAGGAATGCCAGGAGGAAGCAGGAGGCTcagctgcagaggctggaggcCCAGATGGGTGCGATGGGCGAGCGGCACGCGGAGCAGCTGCGCTCGCTCACACAGGCTCTGCAAAGGCTGGAAGAGCGGCGCGTGGCCGTGGCCGGCAGCGAGACCTGCATCTAG